In Paroedura picta isolate Pp20150507F chromosome 6, Ppicta_v3.0, whole genome shotgun sequence, one genomic interval encodes:
- the PROS1 gene encoding vitamin K-dependent protein S isoform X1 has translation MRLQRLLLACLFVAPALLAEAGTFISQHHASEFLVRKRRANSFMEESKKGNLERECIEELCNKEEAREVFENNPETEYFYPRYLDCLASHRAGLFRTYPVASDVPVDLRSCVKVISNQCIPLPCNEDGYKECRDGRATFTCICKPGWHGQKCEEDINECDDLVNENGGCSQICINFPGSYRCSCEDGYFMLPNKLICRDRNECMLNPNICGTAQCKNIPGKYECECAEGYAYNSTTKKCEDVDECAENICSQMCINSPGSYTCYCDGKKGFKLAKDMTTCEPVQDCLTLNLETNYELLYLAEKFIGIPVLYLRFRLPEVTRFLAEFDFRTYDNEGVILYAESPDHTAWILLALRDGKIEIQFKNEVVTKVTTGGKAINDGLWHIISVEELEHSITVKIAKEAVMNINSPQNLFKPSNGFLETKVYIAGLPRKEDSTLIKMINPRLDGCIRAWNLMNQGNSGVKEVIQEKQSKHCLVAVEKGSYYPGTGVAMFQVIYNNSLTDTEEWLINVTMTIRPSTSTGVMLALVSGETVPLALSVVESNSSDSQELIASIENVIVARLASKRLCTRRRVLVGLRVSRRLLELTADSHSDITYLDQEFAVLDQTMRRPIDTYLGGLPDVPIDATPVTLFYNGCMEVKINDKYLDLDEAISKKNDIRSHSCPLIMNHMQNSEADDTL, from the exons ATGAGGCTTCAGCGCCTGCTCCTCGCCTGCCTCTTCGTGGCGCCCGCGCTTCTCGCGGAGGCTGGGACGT TTATATCTCAGCATCATGCCTCAGAGTTCCTGGTCAGAAAACGTCGGGCAAATTCCTTTATGGAAGAAAGTAAGAAGGGAAATTTGGAACGGGAATGCATTGAAGAATTGTGCAATAAGGAAGAAGCCAGAGAAGTCTTTGAAAATAACCCTGAAACA gaataTTTCTATCCCAGATATTTAG ACTGCCTGGCCTCTCATCGAGCAGGACTTTTCAGGACATATCCAGTTGCTTCAGATGTTCCAGTAGACCTCAGGTCTTGTGTGAAGG TAATTTCAAATCAGTGTATTCCTCTGCCATGCAATGAAGATGGTTATAAAGAATGCAGAGATGGCCGAGCCACGTTTACCTGCATCTGTAAGCCAGGATGGCATGGACAGAAGTGTGAAGAAG aTATAAATGAATGTGACGATCTTGTAAATGAAAATGGAGGTTGCAGTCAAATTTGTATTAATTTTCCTGGAAGCTATCGCTGCTCCTGTGAAGATGGTTATTTTATGCTTCCGAATAAACTGATCTGCAGGG ACAGGAATGAATGCATGTTAAACCCAAACATTTGTGGAACAGCACAATGCAAGAATATTCCTGGGAAGTACGAATGTGAATGTGCAGAAGGCTATGCCTATAATTCAACTACAAAGAAATGTGAAG ATGTGGATGAATGTGCCGAAAACATTTGTTCTCAAATGTGTATCAATTCTCCAGGAAGCTATACATGCTATTGTGATGGCAAGAAAGGGTTTAAGCTTGCTAAGGACATGACAACTTGTGAG CCTGTACAAGATTGTCTCACCCTGAATCTTGAAACAAATTATGAATTGCTTTACCTGGCAGAGAAATTTATAGGAATTCCCGTTTTGTATTTAAGGTTTAGGCTGCCTGAAGTTACAAG atttttggctgaatttgaTTTTCGGACCTATGATAATGAAGGTGTTATATTGTATGCGGAATCTCCTGACCACACAGCATGGATTTTGCTTGCACTTCGTGATGGGAAGATTGAAATTCAGTTCAAGAATGAAGTGGTAACCAAAGTAACAACTGGTGGCAAAGCCATTAATGATGGCTTATGGCACATA ATCTCGGTGGAAGAGCTAGAGCACAGCATCACAGTCAAAATAGCCAAGGAAGCAGTGATGAATATCAACAGCCCTCAAAATCTTTTTAAGCCATCCAATGGCTTTCTGGAGACTAAGGTGTACATTGCAGGTCTGCCTCGCAAAGAAGATAGCACTCTCATTAAAATG ATTAATCCCCGTCTTGATGGATGCATTCGTGCCTGGAACCTGATGAATCAAGGGAATTCTGGTGTGAAAGAAGTAATTCAAGAGAAGCAAAGTAAACACTGTTTGGTAGCTGTTGAAAAAGGGTCTTATTACCCTGGTACTGGTGTGGCAATGTTTCAAGTTATCTACA ATAACAGCCTCACGGATACAGAAGAGTGGTTGATAAACGTCACTATGACCATCCGTCCATCCACAAGCACTGGTGTGATGCTTGCGTTGGTTTCTGGGGAGACTGTGCCTCTTGCTTTATCAGTCGTGGAGAGCAACTCCTCAGATTCCCAG GAACTCATTGCGTCTATTGAGAATGTCATTGTTGCCCGTTTGGCGTCAAAGAGGCTGTGTACCAGGAGAAGAGTGCTGGTGGGACTCAGAGTCAGCAGGCGGCTGCTTGAACTTACAGCTGATTCGCATTCGGATATCACCTACTTGGATCAAGAGTTTGCTGTCCTGGACCAAACAATGCGGAGACCCATTGATACCTACCTAGGTGGCCTTCCTG ATGTTCCAATTGACGCAACCCCTGTGACACTTTTTTATAATGGTTGCATGGAGGTGAAGATCAATGATAAGTATCTGGATCTGGATGAAGCCATCTCCAAAAAGAACGACATTAGATCACATTCATGCCCTCTGATTATGAATCACATGCAGAATTCTGAAGCTGATGATACCTTATAA
- the PROS1 gene encoding vitamin K-dependent protein S isoform X2: protein MEESKKGNLERECIEELCNKEEAREVFENNPETEYFYPRYLDCLASHRAGLFRTYPVASDVPVDLRSCVKVISNQCIPLPCNEDGYKECRDGRATFTCICKPGWHGQKCEEDINECDDLVNENGGCSQICINFPGSYRCSCEDGYFMLPNKLICRDRNECMLNPNICGTAQCKNIPGKYECECAEGYAYNSTTKKCEDVDECAENICSQMCINSPGSYTCYCDGKKGFKLAKDMTTCEPVQDCLTLNLETNYELLYLAEKFIGIPVLYLRFRLPEVTRFLAEFDFRTYDNEGVILYAESPDHTAWILLALRDGKIEIQFKNEVVTKVTTGGKAINDGLWHIISVEELEHSITVKIAKEAVMNINSPQNLFKPSNGFLETKVYIAGLPRKEDSTLIKMINPRLDGCIRAWNLMNQGNSGVKEVIQEKQSKHCLVAVEKGSYYPGTGVAMFQVIYNNSLTDTEEWLINVTMTIRPSTSTGVMLALVSGETVPLALSVVESNSSDSQELIASIENVIVARLASKRLCTRRRVLVGLRVSRRLLELTADSHSDITYLDQEFAVLDQTMRRPIDTYLGGLPDVPIDATPVTLFYNGCMEVKINDKYLDLDEAISKKNDIRSHSCPLIMNHMQNSEADDTL, encoded by the exons ATGGAAGAAAGTAAGAAGGGAAATTTGGAACGGGAATGCATTGAAGAATTGTGCAATAAGGAAGAAGCCAGAGAAGTCTTTGAAAATAACCCTGAAACA gaataTTTCTATCCCAGATATTTAG ACTGCCTGGCCTCTCATCGAGCAGGACTTTTCAGGACATATCCAGTTGCTTCAGATGTTCCAGTAGACCTCAGGTCTTGTGTGAAGG TAATTTCAAATCAGTGTATTCCTCTGCCATGCAATGAAGATGGTTATAAAGAATGCAGAGATGGCCGAGCCACGTTTACCTGCATCTGTAAGCCAGGATGGCATGGACAGAAGTGTGAAGAAG aTATAAATGAATGTGACGATCTTGTAAATGAAAATGGAGGTTGCAGTCAAATTTGTATTAATTTTCCTGGAAGCTATCGCTGCTCCTGTGAAGATGGTTATTTTATGCTTCCGAATAAACTGATCTGCAGGG ACAGGAATGAATGCATGTTAAACCCAAACATTTGTGGAACAGCACAATGCAAGAATATTCCTGGGAAGTACGAATGTGAATGTGCAGAAGGCTATGCCTATAATTCAACTACAAAGAAATGTGAAG ATGTGGATGAATGTGCCGAAAACATTTGTTCTCAAATGTGTATCAATTCTCCAGGAAGCTATACATGCTATTGTGATGGCAAGAAAGGGTTTAAGCTTGCTAAGGACATGACAACTTGTGAG CCTGTACAAGATTGTCTCACCCTGAATCTTGAAACAAATTATGAATTGCTTTACCTGGCAGAGAAATTTATAGGAATTCCCGTTTTGTATTTAAGGTTTAGGCTGCCTGAAGTTACAAG atttttggctgaatttgaTTTTCGGACCTATGATAATGAAGGTGTTATATTGTATGCGGAATCTCCTGACCACACAGCATGGATTTTGCTTGCACTTCGTGATGGGAAGATTGAAATTCAGTTCAAGAATGAAGTGGTAACCAAAGTAACAACTGGTGGCAAAGCCATTAATGATGGCTTATGGCACATA ATCTCGGTGGAAGAGCTAGAGCACAGCATCACAGTCAAAATAGCCAAGGAAGCAGTGATGAATATCAACAGCCCTCAAAATCTTTTTAAGCCATCCAATGGCTTTCTGGAGACTAAGGTGTACATTGCAGGTCTGCCTCGCAAAGAAGATAGCACTCTCATTAAAATG ATTAATCCCCGTCTTGATGGATGCATTCGTGCCTGGAACCTGATGAATCAAGGGAATTCTGGTGTGAAAGAAGTAATTCAAGAGAAGCAAAGTAAACACTGTTTGGTAGCTGTTGAAAAAGGGTCTTATTACCCTGGTACTGGTGTGGCAATGTTTCAAGTTATCTACA ATAACAGCCTCACGGATACAGAAGAGTGGTTGATAAACGTCACTATGACCATCCGTCCATCCACAAGCACTGGTGTGATGCTTGCGTTGGTTTCTGGGGAGACTGTGCCTCTTGCTTTATCAGTCGTGGAGAGCAACTCCTCAGATTCCCAG GAACTCATTGCGTCTATTGAGAATGTCATTGTTGCCCGTTTGGCGTCAAAGAGGCTGTGTACCAGGAGAAGAGTGCTGGTGGGACTCAGAGTCAGCAGGCGGCTGCTTGAACTTACAGCTGATTCGCATTCGGATATCACCTACTTGGATCAAGAGTTTGCTGTCCTGGACCAAACAATGCGGAGACCCATTGATACCTACCTAGGTGGCCTTCCTG ATGTTCCAATTGACGCAACCCCTGTGACACTTTTTTATAATGGTTGCATGGAGGTGAAGATCAATGATAAGTATCTGGATCTGGATGAAGCCATCTCCAAAAAGAACGACATTAGATCACATTCATGCCCTCTGATTATGAATCACATGCAGAATTCTGAAGCTGATGATACCTTATAA